The region ACTTCGCGTCGCTGGCCGTCGCGGTGGTGTGGTGGCTGGTGCTCGGGTTCGCGTGCCTGAGCGCGGTGGCGCTCACCTACCTGTTGGGGGCCAAGCGATTCCTCGACCGGATGGCGACCAAGGTCCACTTCGGACTGGTGCCGGGCACGGGCACCTTCAAGGCGAACTTCTGGGACCGGCGGTGCGGTGTGCCGGCCTCGACCGGGGTGCCGCCGATCGCCGAGTGGTTCACCACCGAGCTCGACGAGCTGTCCGGCGTCACCGACCTGAAGTTCTCGCACCTCACCACGAACCTGGTGCTGATGACCACGGACCTCTCCGAGGGCCGCCCCTACCGGCTGCCGTTCACCGAGCCCGCCGCGCCCTGGCTGTACTGCGAGCGGTGCCTGGAGTACGTCGTGCCGCAACGGGTCGTGCGCGCGATCGGCGGCGCCGAGACCGGGCACCGGTGCCCGCTGCACCCCGAGGACGCGCTGCGCGACCTGCCCGCCGACCTGCCGGTCGCGCTGGCGGTGCGGATGAGCATGCCGCTGCCGGGCCTGATCGCGGCGGTGCCGCTGTGCCGGGCGGAGCCGCTGCCCCGCGTGCACTGGTTCTCCGACGGCGGGATCACCAGCAACTTCCCGATCCACTTCTTCGACACGCTGCTGCCGCGCTGGCCGACGTTCGGCCTCACGCTCGGCCCGTACCCGGGTCCGGACGCGCCGCCGGTGTGGCTGCCCGAGCAGGACGCGGCGACCTCCGGCACGCCGTGGAGCGAGATCGGCGGGGTGGGGCGGTTCGCGGCGTCGATCCTGAACACGATGCTGGACTGGCGGGACACGATGCAGTCCGCGCTGCCCGGCTACCGGGGCCGGATCGCGCAGGTCCGGCTGGCCGACCACGAGGGCGGCACGAACCTGTTCATGCGCCCGGAGACGATCCTGGCCCTGGCCGAGCGCGGCAGGGCGGCGGGCGAGCTGCTGCGCACCCGCTTCACCGCCGACGACGCGGCCGACACCGACCGCTACCGCTGGATCCGGATGCGCCTGGCGATGCGCGAGTACCAGCAGCTGGGCGACCAGGCCCGGCGGCGCTCGGAGCTGTACAAGGACCTGGCGGAGGACTACCCGATCCCGGAGGACCTGAAGGACTGGTTCGAGGTGCCGCCCGGTGGCGCGGACCCGAACGCCACCGACATCGCGCTGATCCTCGACGCCCTGGGCGCGGTCGGCTCGGCCCGGTTCGACGGCGAGCCGCCGGTGGACCCGGACCTGCGGCTGAGCCCGCCGGAGTGACCCGGACCGCGCCCCGCCCCGAGGTCCGGGCGGGGCGCGGCGGGCTCAGTCCAGGTCGAGGTTGAGCAGGGCGTTCTCGATGACCTCGGGCATCGCGGGGTGGATCCAGTACTGGCCGCGGGCCATCGACCGCGCGTCCAGGCCGAAGCTCATCGCCTGGATCACGGGCTGGATCACGCTCGACGCCTGCGGCCCGATGACGTGCGCGCCGAGCAGCTGCCCGGTCGCCGGGTCGGCCAGCACCTTGGCGAAGCCGGTGTCGTCCTCCATCGCCCAGCCGTAGGCGATGGCCGCGTAGTCCTGCTTGGCCGCCACGTACCGCACGTCGAGCGCCTTCGCCCGCTCCTCGGTCAGCCCGACGGACGCGATCTGCGGCGAGGAGAACACCGCCGACGGCACGAACCGGTGGTCCGCGGCCACGAGGTCACCGGGGTGCAGCAGGTTGTGCTGGACGACCCGCGCCTCGTGGTTGGCCACGTGCTTGAGCTGGTGCTCCGAGCTGATGTCGCCCAGCGCCCACACGCCGGCCGCGGAGGTGCGCTGGTACTCGTCCACCACGACCCGGCCGTCCGGGTGCACGTCGATCCCGGCGGTGGCCAGGTCCAGCAGGTCGGAGTTGGGCGTGCGGCCGACCGCGACGAGCAGTTCGTCCGACGCCACCACCTCGTCGCCGGTCGGGCCTTCCAGGTGCAGCCGCACCTCGCCGTCGACGCGTTCGGCGCGCACCGCCTTGCGGCCCAGCCGCACGTCCCACCTCTGCCCGGCGATCTCGGTGAAGCGGGCGGCGACGTCGTGGTCCTCGTTGCGCAGCAACAGGTTCGAGCGGCCCACCACGGTGACCTCGACGCCGAACGACGAGAACACATGCGCGAACTCGGCCGCGACGAACCCGCTGCCCAGGATGGTCAGCCGCTTCGGCAGGGCGTCGAGCCGCATGATCGTGTCCGACGTGTGGTAGCCGACCGAGGCGAGGTCCGCGACGTCGGGCAGCACCGGGCGGGAGCCCGCGGCGAGCACGAACCGGTCGGCGGTGATCACCTCGCCGGTGCCGGTGTCCAGCGTCCGCGGTCCGACGAACCGCGCGGTGCCCTCGAACACGGTGGTGTTCGGGTTCTCCTCGGCCCGCCAGCGCCGCCCGCCCGCCGAGATCGGGTCGATGCGGCCGAAGATCCGGTCCCGCACGTCGGTCCACCGGACGCCGTCCAGGGTCGCGTCGACGCCCAGCCGCGCGCCCGCGGCGGGTGCGGCGGCCAGGTCGGCGGTGTGCACGAACATCTTGGTGGGGATGCACCCGACGTTCAGGCACGTGCCGCCGAACACCCCCTTCTCGACGATCGCGATGTCCCAGCCCGCGAATCGCTCGTCGGCGATCGAGTTGCCGGAGCCGGAACCGATGATGACCAGGTCGAAGTGCCTCACGTCCTGGTTGAACCCCGGACGCGAGGCGCTCATTCCCGGGTCAGCTCGCATACGTCGGGGTGATGATCGCGCGGGCCAGCGTGTGGAAGGCCAGGGTGAAGCCCACCGCGGCAGGCGACGAGTCCGGCGTCACGTCCAGCGCGTCCACGTCCACCGCGTGCACCACGAAGAAGTACCGGTGGGCCGGGTCGCCGGGCGGCGGGGCGGCACCGCCGAACGACCGGGTGCCGTAGTCGTTGCGCACGTGGAAAGCGCCGCCGGGCAGCGTGTCGTCGGACGCGCCCGCGCCGGTGGCCAGCGAGGTGGTGGACGCGGGCAGGTTCACCGCGACCCAGTGCCAGAAGCCGGACGGGGTGGGCGCGTCCGGGTCGAAGCAGGTGACCACGAAGCTCTTGGTGCCGGCCGGGAACCCGGACCAGGACAGGCTCGGCGAGGTGTCGCCGGCCGCGTGCACCTGGGCGTCGGGCAGGGTCTCGCCGTCGCGCACGTCGTCGGACGTCACGTCGAAGGCCGCCACGGCGGGCAGCAGCGAGTAGGGATCGGGAGCGACGGGGCGCTCAAGGCTCATCGGAGTCCTCCACACTCGGGTGACGGGACCCTACCGCCGGGTGAATCCGGTCGCAGAGTCGTCACGGGGCAACCCCCAGCACCCGGGGAGCGTCTAAAAATCGGGTAAGGCACCCTGATTCCGCAGGCGTGCCGAGCCCACGGGGGGATTTCCAGCATGCGAAGAATCAGAGCGGCGGTGGCGGCTGCCCTGGCCGTCGTCACGGTGTCGTGCGGCACGGCGGAGCCGGTGGCCCAGCCGTCCACCGCGACCACCACCACGACCACCGTGACGACCACCACACCGCCCACCGCGGTGCCCGGTCCGGGCGGGGTCACGGTGCCGGTGTTCCAGCACCCGTACCGGTTCGGCTCCGCCCAGGCGAAGGTGCCGGCCGCGCCGGACGGGCTGCTGCCGGTGGTGCGGCGGATCGAGACCGACAAGCCGTACGTGTTCATCACCATCGACGACGGCGCGGTCCGGCACCCGGCGGCGCTGGAGCTGATGCGCTCGTCGAACGTGCGGCCGTCGCTGTTCCTCAACACCAAGCACGTCCAGGACGGACCGCCGTTCTTCAAGGCGCTCCAGGACCAGGCCCACGCCAAGGTGCACGCGCACACCGCGACCCACCCCAACCTCCAGGGCAAGGGCTACGAGTTCCAGAAGCAGGAGATCTGCGGCAACGCCGACTACCTGGAGGGCCAACTGGGCGTGCGGCCCACGCTGTTCCGGCCGCCGTTCGGCAACTACGACGGCACCACCCGGCGCGCGGCCACCGACTGCGGGTTCTCCGCGCTGGTCATGTGGACGGCGGCGGTCAACGACGGCGTGGTGCAGTTCCAGGCGGGCGGCAAGCTCAACGCCGGCGACATCGTCCTGATGCACTTCCGGCAGAGTTTCGTCGAGGACTTCGTCGCGTTCCTGAACCGGTGCGAGCAGGACGGCCTCACGCCGGTCCCGTTGGAGGACTTCCTGTCCACCACTGCGCCCTAGTCACCTTGCCGGCGCGTGAAGTCCCGGTGAACGTCGGGCCATCGCCGGGGGCGATGACCGGCTCGCGACCGAGAATTCGGTGTGCAGATGCTGCGGTCCGCGCTGGACTTCCTCGGTGGTCCCGGCCCGGTGGCGCTCGCGATCGCGTTGTTGTTCGCGACCCCGGTCATCGACCGGCTCTTCGTGCGCCGCAAGCGGGTCGGGTTCCGCGTGCTGTACAACTCCAAGATCGGCCTGGGTCCCGAGCAGCTCCACGACGGCACCGACGCGCACGCGCCGCAGCTCCGCGAGCTGGTGCGGGTGCTGGACCGGATGTCGATCGTGGTCATCCGGGTGCGCAACTCCGGCACCTACGACATCGACACCGACGACTTCGACAAGCCGCTGACGTTCACGTTCGGCAGCCGGGTGGTGTGGAACGCCCGGGTCTCCGAGGCCGGCTCCGAGGAGCTGCGCGCCGAGGTGCGGCGCAGCCTGCAGTTCTTCGGCCGGGAGGAGGGCCAGGTCCGCGCGCCGCTGACCACCGTCCGGGAGCGGATGTCGCTGAGCGTGAGCCGGCTGTTCCGCACCGGCGCGGACCGCCCGCCCGCGCTGACCGAACCGGTGTGGCACGGGGTGCGCCTGGACGGGTTGACGTTGCGCCGCAAGCAGAAGTTCAAGCTGCTGGTGGTGCTGCGCGAGCCGGAGGGCAACCGCAGCGGCGAGCTGGGCAAGGAGGTCAAGGTCTCGGGCAGCCTCGGCGGCGCGGGCATCCTGCACGACGAGAAGCAGGAGCGGTTCCTCACCCTGCCCCGGCTGACCGGCGGCCTGGCGGCGCTGCTCGCGGGCGTGCTGGTGCTGACCCTGGCGTGGACGCCGGAGGCCCAGGACCCGACCGTGTCGTGCGGGACGGGCTCGCTGCGGGTCGAGGGGTCCAGCGTGTTCATGCCGACCATGTCCCGCATCGCCGAGCAGTACGCGAAGGCGTGCCCGCAGGCGCGCGTGGAGACCGAGGCCACCGGCAGCCTCGCCGGCGTCCGGGCGGTCGCCGCGGCCGAGCCGGGCAAGGCGCTGATCGCGCTGTCGGACGGCAAGCAGGAGACCCGGGACGTCGTGGCGCAGCAGGCCGCGATCGTCGTCTACCAGGTGGTGGTGCACGACTCGGTGCACCTGGACGCGCTCACCGTGAAGCAGTTGCAAGGCATCTACAGCGGCGAGTACACCGACTGGCAGCAGCTGCGCGGCGGTGACCCGCTGCCGATCCGGATCGTCGGCCGGGGCAGCGAGTCCGGCACGCGGGAGCTGTTCGAGCAGCGCGTGCTGGGCACCACGGAGGGCAAGCTGACGTCCAACAACTGCCGCACCCCCGACCGCGACCCGCAGGCCAAGGTGATCCGCTGCGAGCGGGACAAGAACAGCGACGTGGTGCGCGAGATCGCCACCGTGGAAGGTGCCATCGGGTACGCCGACGCGCCGTCGGTGACCGAGGCCCGCAAGACCGCCACGCTGACCGCGTTGTCGTTGGACGGCAAGGTGTTCGACGCGGTGTCGGGAGTCGACTCGGGCTACCAGTTCTGGACCGTCGAGTACCTGTACACGAAGGTGCAGCCCGCCGAGGACTCGTTGCAGGCCAAGTTCATCAAGTACGCCCGCGAGCACGACGACGCCCGCATCCGGATGAAGGACGCGGGCTACCTGCCGTGCCGGACCCCCGACGGCGGGCCGCTGGAGCTGTGCAACCTGCGCTAGATGACGGTGATGGTGAGCACGGCCGGGTAGCCGCCGGCCCGCGTCGACGTGGGCGCGTGCAGCGTGAGGTCGGCAGTCAGCACAGCGGTGCCCGAGCCGTGCGCGGCGGTGAAGGCCAGGACGCGCGGCTCCCGCAACCCGGCCCCGTCCGGCACCGCCCCGCCGGGCAGCCCTCCCGGACCGGGCGGCACGACGGCACCAGGACCTGGGTCGGCGACTGGTCGACCACCCGCGGCACCCAGCCCAGGTTCGCCGCGTCGACCACGTCCCCCGGTGCCGAGCCGAACCGTTCACGCACGGCGAGACGCGCGCGTCGGACACCCGACCCAGCCGCGCCACGGCCGTCCGCGCCATCTCCGCGGATGATCCACCGGCCTCGCACGGTGAGCCACGCCGGTGACAGCAGCGCGTCCACGTCCGTCACGCCGAACAGCGCGCAAACGGACTCGGCGGACCAGTAGAAACTGATCCGCCGAGCCCGCGCCGCGTCACGCCGCCGCTGTCACCGCCGTCGGCTCCAGCGCCAGCTCCAGCACCTCGCGCACGTCACCCACCAGGTGCACGGTGAGCGCGTCGCGCACCTCCGCCGGCACGTCGTCCAGGTCGGGTTCGTTGCGCTGGGGCAGCAGCACGGTCGTGATGCCCGCCCGGTGCGCGGCGAGCAGCTTCTGCTTCACCCCGCCGATCGGCAGCACCCGCCCGGTCAGCGACACCTCGCCGGTCATCGCCACGTCCGCCCGCACCGGCCGGCCCGAAAGCAGGGACGCCAGCGCCGTCGTCATCGTCACGCCCGCCGACGGCCCGTCCTTGGGCACCGCGCCCGCCGGCACGTGGAGGTGCACGCCCCGGTCGGCCAGCGCCTCCGCCCGGCTGTCGTGGGAGCGCAGGTAGGACAGCGCGATCTGGGCCGACTCCTTCATCACCTCGCCCAGCTGCCCGGTCAGCGTGACGCCGGCGGTCCCGGTGCCCCGCGAGGCCAGCGACGCCTCCACGAACAGCACGTCACCGCCCGCGCCGGTCACCGCCAGCCCGGTCGCCACGCCCGGCACCGCCGTGCGCTCGGCCGACTCCGGGGTGAACTTCGGCGAGCCCAGGTACCCGCGCAGGTCCGGCACGTCCACCCCGACCGGCAGCTCCGCCTCGTCCAGCGCGACCCGCGCGGTCACCTTGCGCAGCACCCGCGCCAGCGACCGTTCGAGCTGCCGCACACCGGCCTCCCGGGTGTACTCGCCGGCCAGCTTGCGCAGCGCGTCCTCCGTGATGCCCACGTCGTCACCGGTCAGCCCGGCCCGTTCGACCTGGCGCGGCAACAGGTGGTCGCGCGCGATGGTGACCTTCTCGTCCTCGGTGTACCCGTCGAGCCGCACCAGTTCCATCCGGTCCAGCAGCGGGCCGGGGATCGACTCCAGCACGTTGGCCGTGGCCAGGAACACCACGTCCGACAGGTCGAGCTCGACCTCCAGGTAGTGGTCCCGGAACGTGTGGTTCTGCGCCGGGTCCAGCACCTCCAGCAGCGCCGCCGTCGGGTCGCCCCGGTAGTCCGCGCCGACCTTGTCGATCTCGTCGAGCAGCACCACGGGGTTCATCGACCCGGCCTCGGCGATGGCCCGCACGATCCGACCGGGCAGCGCGCCCACGTAGGTCCGCCGGTGCCCCCGGATCTCGGCCTCGTCCCGGACTCCGCCCAGCGCGACCCGGACGAACTCCCGTCCCATCGCCCGCGCCACGGACTCGCCCAGCGACGTCTTGCCCACCCCGGGCGGCCCCACCAGCGCGAGCACCGCGCCGGACCGCCGCCCGCCGACCACGCCCATGCCCCGGTCGGCCCGCCGGCGGCGCACCGCGAGGTACTCGGTGATGCGCTCCTTCACGTCGTCCAGGCCGGCGTGGTCGGCGTCCAGCACGGCCCGCGCGCCCGCGATGTCGTAGGAGTCCTCGGTCCGCGAGTTCCACGGCAGTTCCAGGACGGTGTCCAGCCAGGTG is a window of Saccharothrix espanaensis DSM 44229 DNA encoding:
- a CDS encoding patatin-like phospholipase domain-containing protein: MADEQADEREEFNRYCDVTMRGGTTSGVVYPWAVVELARHYRFRSLGGASAGAIAAAFTAAAEKGRERGGFDRLAETIRWFAAPGWRMAQLFQPAESTRKLYRIVAASMQSRGTTGRSATTCLILALLGAIGFRAKAALALAVLLWLVGPVAWFLAVDWGGTPTWLLVGVIALVAVAVPPIVVRLRPRRRSTTSGWSAWARRLGTALLLVVPLVPVLVAMSWRLADFASLAVAVVWWLVLGFACLSAVALTYLLGAKRFLDRMATKVHFGLVPGTGTFKANFWDRRCGVPASTGVPPIAEWFTTELDELSGVTDLKFSHLTTNLVLMTTDLSEGRPYRLPFTEPAAPWLYCERCLEYVVPQRVVRAIGGAETGHRCPLHPEDALRDLPADLPVALAVRMSMPLPGLIAAVPLCRAEPLPRVHWFSDGGITSNFPIHFFDTLLPRWPTFGLTLGPYPGPDAPPVWLPEQDAATSGTPWSEIGGVGRFAASILNTMLDWRDTMQSALPGYRGRIAQVRLADHEGGTNLFMRPETILALAERGRAAGELLRTRFTADDAADTDRYRWIRMRLAMREYQQLGDQARRRSELYKDLAEDYPIPEDLKDWFEVPPGGADPNATDIALILDALGAVGSARFDGEPPVDPDLRLSPPE
- a CDS encoding mycothione reductase; amino-acid sequence: MRHFDLVIIGSGSGNSIADERFAGWDIAIVEKGVFGGTCLNVGCIPTKMFVHTADLAAAPAAGARLGVDATLDGVRWTDVRDRIFGRIDPISAGGRRWRAEENPNTTVFEGTARFVGPRTLDTGTGEVITADRFVLAAGSRPVLPDVADLASVGYHTSDTIMRLDALPKRLTILGSGFVAAEFAHVFSSFGVEVTVVGRSNLLLRNEDHDVAARFTEIAGQRWDVRLGRKAVRAERVDGEVRLHLEGPTGDEVVASDELLVAVGRTPNSDLLDLATAGIDVHPDGRVVVDEYQRTSAAGVWALGDISSEHQLKHVANHEARVVQHNLLHPGDLVAADHRFVPSAVFSSPQIASVGLTEERAKALDVRYVAAKQDYAAIAYGWAMEDDTGFAKVLADPATGQLLGAHVIGPQASSVIQPVIQAMSFGLDARSMARGQYWIHPAMPEVIENALLNLDLD
- a CDS encoding YbhB/YbcL family Raf kinase inhibitor-like protein — translated: MSLERPVAPDPYSLLPAVAAFDVTSDDVRDGETLPDAQVHAAGDTSPSLSWSGFPAGTKSFVVTCFDPDAPTPSGFWHWVAVNLPASTTSLATGAGASDDTLPGGAFHVRNDYGTRSFGGAAPPPGDPAHRYFFVVHAVDVDALDVTPDSSPAAVGFTLAFHTLARAIITPTYAS
- a CDS encoding polysaccharide deacetylase family protein produces the protein MRRIRAAVAAALAVVTVSCGTAEPVAQPSTATTTTTTVTTTTPPTAVPGPGGVTVPVFQHPYRFGSAQAKVPAAPDGLLPVVRRIETDKPYVFITIDDGAVRHPAALELMRSSNVRPSLFLNTKHVQDGPPFFKALQDQAHAKVHAHTATHPNLQGKGYEFQKQEICGNADYLEGQLGVRPTLFRPPFGNYDGTTRRAATDCGFSALVMWTAAVNDGVVQFQAGGKLNAGDIVLMHFRQSFVEDFVAFLNRCEQDGLTPVPLEDFLSTTAP
- a CDS encoding PstS family phosphate ABC transporter substrate-binding protein, which codes for MLRSALDFLGGPGPVALAIALLFATPVIDRLFVRRKRVGFRVLYNSKIGLGPEQLHDGTDAHAPQLRELVRVLDRMSIVVIRVRNSGTYDIDTDDFDKPLTFTFGSRVVWNARVSEAGSEELRAEVRRSLQFFGREEGQVRAPLTTVRERMSLSVSRLFRTGADRPPALTEPVWHGVRLDGLTLRRKQKFKLLVVLREPEGNRSGELGKEVKVSGSLGGAGILHDEKQERFLTLPRLTGGLAALLAGVLVLTLAWTPEAQDPTVSCGTGSLRVEGSSVFMPTMSRIAEQYAKACPQARVETEATGSLAGVRAVAAAEPGKALIALSDGKQETRDVVAQQAAIVVYQVVVHDSVHLDALTVKQLQGIYSGEYTDWQQLRGGDPLPIRIVGRGSESGTRELFEQRVLGTTEGKLTSNNCRTPDRDPQAKVIRCERDKNSDVVREIATVEGAIGYADAPSVTEARKTATLTALSLDGKVFDAVSGVDSGYQFWTVEYLYTKVQPAEDSLQAKFIKYAREHDDARIRMKDAGYLPCRTPDGGPLELCNLR
- the lon gene encoding endopeptidase La, giving the protein MGETLALPVLPLDDVVVLPGMVVPIRLTGSDATAEARAAVEAASAGDGPARVLLVPRLDGKYAKVGTLAVIEQVGRLSGGERAAVVRGTERVRIGTGTTGPGAALWVEATVADESPVDDRTRELAREYRALVTTILQQRGAWQVVDSVQQVDEPSALADLAGYASYLGDTQKVWLLETSDVAERLEKLLVWGREHLTELDVAETIRKDVKEGVEKQQREFLLRQQLAAIRKELAELDGKPATEEQDYRARVEGADLPENVRKAALAEVDKLERTSDQSPETGWIRTWLDTVLELPWNSRTEDSYDIAGARAVLDADHAGLDDVKERITEYLAVRRRRADRGMGVVGGRRSGAVLALVGPPGVGKTSLGESVARAMGREFVRVALGGVRDEAEIRGHRRTYVGALPGRIVRAIAEAGSMNPVVLLDEIDKVGADYRGDPTAALLEVLDPAQNHTFRDHYLEVELDLSDVVFLATANVLESIPGPLLDRMELVRLDGYTEDEKVTIARDHLLPRQVERAGLTGDDVGITEDALRKLAGEYTREAGVRQLERSLARVLRKVTARVALDEAELPVGVDVPDLRGYLGSPKFTPESAERTAVPGVATGLAVTGAGGDVLFVEASLASRGTGTAGVTLTGQLGEVMKESAQIALSYLRSHDSRAEALADRGVHLHVPAGAVPKDGPSAGVTMTTALASLLSGRPVRADVAMTGEVSLTGRVLPIGGVKQKLLAAHRAGITTVLLPQRNEPDLDDVPAEVRDALTVHLVGDVREVLELALEPTAVTAAA